The Neoarius graeffei isolate fNeoGra1 chromosome 10, fNeoGra1.pri, whole genome shotgun sequence genome has a segment encoding these proteins:
- the LOC132892516 gene encoding uncharacterized protein LOC132892516, with protein MKEEDLHCTAHVHQGQDVEFEKTWFADPHTRERLTLKTTYWSKHYCAVQVHFTRCPNSCINANRSVLKHVMHGLRTEDSEVDCCQHDFFDIIDSIPHVSLAKPRAAHWKDVGKWVKKCAANDNEWSRTEDPSVLVCQRLGVYKQSQAVCVHVKRSVILATDDQGPGDPSHSGLFVSVSTGITPAEVHPKLAGVPNSVWAKGKHDVGLIKNAEPVVITPKSDFRPRQTQYPLKPEAIAGQI; from the exons atgaaagaggaagatttgcattgtacagcacatgttcaccaagggcaagatgtagagtttgaaaagacttggtttgcagacccccacacacgtgaaagattgaccctcaaaactacatattggtctaaacattattgtgctgtgcaggtccattttactcgttgtccaaacagctgcatcaatgctaatcgcagtgttctcaaacatgttatgcaCGGCCTCAgaacagaggactctgaggttgactgctgccaacatgatttctttgacatcattgattctataccccatgtctcattagcaaaaccgcgagccgcccattggaaagacgtggggaagtgggtcaagaagtgtgcagccaatgacaatgaatggtcccgaacagaggaccctagtgtgttggtttgtcaaaggcttggggtctacaagcaaagtcaggctgtgtgtgtgcatgttaagcgcagcgtaatactagccactgatgaccagggtcctggggaccccagccatagtggcctgtttgtctctgtttccacaggcataactccagcagaggtgcaccccaaattggcgggagttccaaattccgtttgggcaaagggtaaacatgatgtgggcctaataaagaatgctgaaccagtggtgatcacccccaaatcggaTTTCAGGCCTAGGCAGACCCAGtatccactcaaaccagaagcaattgcag ggcagatttaa